A DNA window from Thermosynechococcaceae cyanobacterium Okahandja contains the following coding sequences:
- the argF gene encoding ornithine carbamoyltransferase — MDTLRGRDLLSIADLSAAEAQYLLKLAAQMKIGEVSPHCPAVLGLLFQKASTRTRVSFTVAMYQLGGQVIDLNPQSTQVGRGEPLADTARVLDRYLDALAIRTYGQAELQLFADYARIPVINALTDREHPCQVLADLLTLQESFGGLEGLTLSYIGDGNNVAHSLLLGCALMGVNVRVAAPAGFEPLPEIVEQARTLSQGRTEVTVTTDPYAAASGAHALYTDVWASMGQEAEAGDRQPIFQPYQINDSLLAVADPQAIVLHCLPAHREEEITASVLEGPQSRVWEQAENRLHAQKALLVSLLG; from the coding sequence ATGGACACACTGCGGGGGCGAGACCTACTGAGTATTGCTGACCTCTCGGCAGCGGAGGCACAGTACCTACTCAAGTTAGCAGCCCAGATGAAGATTGGTGAGGTGTCTCCCCACTGTCCGGCGGTGTTGGGATTATTGTTTCAAAAGGCCTCAACCCGAACGCGGGTTAGCTTTACGGTGGCCATGTACCAACTGGGGGGGCAAGTGATTGATCTGAACCCCCAGTCCACCCAAGTGGGTCGGGGGGAGCCGCTAGCCGATACCGCCCGGGTCTTGGATCGCTACCTCGATGCGCTGGCGATTCGCACCTACGGTCAGGCAGAGTTACAGTTATTTGCTGACTATGCCCGCATTCCGGTGATTAATGCCCTCACCGATCGCGAACATCCCTGCCAAGTCCTTGCGGATTTACTCACACTGCAGGAATCCTTTGGTGGGTTAGAGGGGTTGACCCTGAGCTACATTGGCGATGGCAATAATGTGGCGCATTCGCTGCTGTTGGGCTGTGCGCTCATGGGGGTGAATGTGCGGGTTGCGGCACCGGCAGGGTTTGAACCACTCCCAGAAATTGTCGAGCAGGCGCGAACCTTAAGTCAGGGACGCACGGAAGTTACGGTAACCACGGATCCCTATGCCGCCGCCAGCGGTGCCCATGCCCTCTATACGGATGTTTGGGCCAGTATGGGGCAGGAGGCGGAGGCAGGCGATCGCCAACCCATTTTTCAGCCCTACCAAATTAATGATTCGCTACTGGCGGTGGCGGATCCCCAGGCAATTGTTCTGCACTGTCTGCCCGCCCATCGGGAAGAAGAAATTACCGCCAGTGTCCTTGAAGGGCCGCAATCGCGGGTGTGGGAGCAAGCGGAAAACCGCCTCCATGCCCAAAAAGCCCTTTTAGTCAGCCTGTTGGGATAG